In the genome of Pelodiscus sinensis isolate JC-2024 chromosome 3, ASM4963464v1, whole genome shotgun sequence, one region contains:
- the OTOR gene encoding otoraplin isoform X1: protein MFVQMSSFSIKDKYYQTRQAFEREVLAKKNTDRKMILTTDLVILLLCLGVTYPGVTGIFMDKLASKKLCADEECVYTISLARAEDDYNAPDCRFLNIKKGQLIYVYSKLVKERYSGEFWAGSVYGEQYEDQMGTVGYFPSSLVTEQHVYQEANKTIPTTIQTKMAIPLILDTMQRREFGFQMKSWPLTSSVNSTGMWLGHHQMDTKKI from the exons ATGTTTGTCCAGATGTCTAGCTTTTCCATAAAAGATAAGTATTACCAGACTCGACAAGCATTTGAGAGAGAAGTCCTAGCAAAGAAGAACACTGATAGAAAAATGATACTAACTACTGATTTGGTTATACTACTTTTATGCCTTGGAGTTACTTATCCTGGTGTGACTGGAATTTTTATGGACAAACTTGCCAGCAAAAAGCTCTGTGCTGATGAGGAGTGTGTTT ACACCATTTCCCTTGCCAGAGCAGAAGATGATTACAATGCACCAGATTGCAGGTTCCTTAATATTAAAAAAGGGCAGTTGATTTATGTTTATTCAAAACTAGTGAAAGAGAGATACTCTGGAGAATTCTGGGCTGGAAGT GTATATGGTGAGCAGTATGAAGACCAGATGGGAACTGTTGGCTATTTCCCTAGCAGTTTAGTCACAGAGCAGCATGTTTATCAAGAAGCTAATAAGACAATCCCTACAACG atccagactaaaatggctatccctctgatacttgacaccatgcaaagAAGGGAGTTTGGCTTTCAAATGAAATCTTG GCCATTGACTTCTTCTGTGAATAGTACTGGTATGTGGCTGGGTCATCATCAGATGGATACCAAGAAAATCTGA
- the OTOR gene encoding otoraplin isoform X2, with amino-acid sequence MFVQMSSFSIKDKYYQTRQAFEREVLAKKNTDRKMILTTDLVILLLCLGVTYPGVTGIFMDKLASKKLCADEECVYTISLARAEDDYNAPDCRFLNIKKGQLIYVYSKLVKERYSGEFWAGSVYGEQYEDQMGTVGYFPSSLVTEQHVYQEANKTIPTTAIDFFCE; translated from the exons ATGTTTGTCCAGATGTCTAGCTTTTCCATAAAAGATAAGTATTACCAGACTCGACAAGCATTTGAGAGAGAAGTCCTAGCAAAGAAGAACACTGATAGAAAAATGATACTAACTACTGATTTGGTTATACTACTTTTATGCCTTGGAGTTACTTATCCTGGTGTGACTGGAATTTTTATGGACAAACTTGCCAGCAAAAAGCTCTGTGCTGATGAGGAGTGTGTTT ACACCATTTCCCTTGCCAGAGCAGAAGATGATTACAATGCACCAGATTGCAGGTTCCTTAATATTAAAAAAGGGCAGTTGATTTATGTTTATTCAAAACTAGTGAAAGAGAGATACTCTGGAGAATTCTGGGCTGGAAGT GTATATGGTGAGCAGTATGAAGACCAGATGGGAACTGTTGGCTATTTCCCTAGCAGTTTAGTCACAGAGCAGCATGTTTATCAAGAAGCTAATAAGACAATCCCTACAACG GCCATTGACTTCTTCTGTGAATAG